One genomic window of Quercus robur chromosome 6, dhQueRobu3.1, whole genome shotgun sequence includes the following:
- the LOC126690156 gene encoding uncharacterized protein LOC126690156, which yields MDYLDEIAENSNTWTGPSLMDSSDRTRANTTTSSGSVFKLREDDKMSAKISMLTKEIEALKMKGSRNVSATFREDPMEVCKICHEINHATNGCASLSSFLNVPEEQVHAFNSYWPNNSSYSNNYNPNMRNHLYLSYKSDNVLNPPAPRNFNSPHASSSSRTSLEDALSTFIQRQSEQNQKFESMLTRLDEEDKHEEVKAVTILSSGKEINKSSPLVTKKSKEIPVEKEKDETESLGFGEIEQCPIPPPFPQALKLPKKLDTTSEILVYLHQVKINLPLLHVIKQKPAYAKVIKDLCTIKRKHHVKKTAFLTEQVSAVIQHKTLPKYKDPGCSTISCTIGDYIMEYALLDLGVSVNLIPSSVYQKLGLSELKPTSITLQLADRSVREPRGIVEDVLVKIGQFYYPVDFIVLDYQPVLHPSVHTPIILGRPFLTTANALINCRNGRMQLTFGSMTLELNIFHVAKQPHEDDDCAYVLEEQQMMAINKGWKPHFEELLENEKKLVHSSEEAPQLELKPLPGGLKYTYLVPSKLKPRWDGPFIVREVFNHGPVVVE from the exons ATGGATTATCTTGATGAGATAGCTGAAAACTCTAACACATGGACTGGACCTAGCCTTATGGACTCCTCTGATAGAACTAGAGCTAACACTACCACTTCTAGTGGAAGTGTTTTCAAGTTGAGGGAAGATGATAAAATGAGTGCAAAAATCAGCATGTTAACTAAAGAAATTGAGGCACTCAAAATGAAAGGAAGTAGGAATGTTAGTGCTACCTTTAGAGAGGACCCAATGGAGGTGTGTAAAATCTGTCATGAGATAAACCATGCTACAAATGGATGTGCATCACTTTCATCATTCTTGAATGTGCCAGAAGAACAAGTACATGCATTTAATTCATACTGGCCAAATAATTCTTCATATTCTAACAATTATAACCCAAATATGCGAAACCATCTGTATTTGAGTTATAAGAGTGACAATGTGTTGAATCCTCCTGCTCCAAGGAATTTTAATTCACCAcatgcatcatcatcatctagaACTTCCTTGGAGGATGCACTTAGTACTTTCATTCAAAGGCAAAGTGAGCAAAATCAAAAGTTTGAATCCATGCTCACTAGGCTAGATGAAGAG GATAAACATGAGGAAGTAAAAGCTGTGACCATTTTGAGCAGTGGTAAAGAGATTAATAAAAGTTCTCCTTTAGTAACTAAGAAATCTAAGGAGATCCCagttgaaaaagagaaagatgaaacTGAGTCACTTGGATTTGGTGAAATTGAACAATGCCCAATCCCTCCACCATTTCCACAAGCCTTAAAATTACCTAAGAAATTGGACACCACATCTGAGATATTAGTGTATTTGCATCAAGTCAAGATAAATTTGCCATTATTGCATGTTATCAAGCAAAAGCCTGCATATGCTAAGGTAATTAAGGACCTATGCACCATCAAGAGAAAGCATCATGTAAAGAAGACCGCATTCCTAACAGAACAAGTAAGTGCAGTTATCCAACATAAGACCTTACCAAAGTATAAGGATCCAGGTTGTTCTACGATCTCTTGTACTATTGGAGATTACATCATGGAGTATGCATTGCTAGATCTTGGGGTAAGTGTTAATTTGATCCCTTCCAGTGTATATCAAAAACTTGGACTTAGTGAGTTGAAACCTACTTCAATAACTTTACAGTTGGCTGATCGCTCTGTAAGGGAACCGAGAGGGATTGTTGAGGATGTGTTGGTGAAAATTGGACAATTTTATTATcctgttgattttattgttcTAGATTACCAACCTGTTTTACATCCTAGTGTTCATACCCCTATTATTTTGGGTAGACCTTTTCTTACCACAGCTAATGCTTTAATTAATTGCAGGAATGGAAGGATGCAACTCACTTTTGGTTCCATGACTTTGGAGTTAAACATATTTCATGTGGCTAAACAACCACATGAGGATGATGACTGTGCTTAT GTTTTGGAAGAACAACAGATGATGGCAATTAATAAAGGATGGAAGCCTCACTTTGAGGAGCtactagaaaatgaaaaaaagctcGTGCATTCAAGTGAAGAGGCACCACAGCTGGAGCTTAAGCCGTTGCCCGGTGGTCTTAAATATACCTATTTAGTCCCAAGTAAGTTAAAACCTAGATGGGATGGCCCTTTCATTGTAAGGGAAGTGTTTAACCATGGACCTGTAGTAGTtgagtga